From a region of the Streptomyces sp. NBC_00193 genome:
- a CDS encoding bifunctional DNA primase/polymerase gives MTHQPASALLTAALDAAALGWSVFPLRPGQKRPALHGEEHCPTLGDCAGGHRKWEDRATSDPDRIRRAWDRLPFNVGIATGPSHLVVVDLDVPKDKGSSDAPYGADTFRALCERAGQAVPTTLSVRTPTGGSHLYFTAPDGIRLGNTAGRLGRHIDTRAWGGYVVAPGSTTTAGAYEVTDPVPPAPFPAWLYGLLAPRQALRQLTGRPATQRTGKYAAAALNAETASVESAPAGERNGTLLRAARALGRFIAAGDLSRDVVEEALQWAGESAGMPSAECRTTIRSGLNWSIARNAMRQTA, from the coding sequence ATGACCCATCAACCCGCATCCGCGCTGCTGACCGCCGCGCTCGATGCCGCCGCCCTCGGCTGGAGCGTGTTCCCGCTCCGCCCCGGACAGAAGCGGCCCGCCCTCCACGGCGAAGAACACTGCCCCACCCTGGGGGACTGCGCCGGAGGCCACCGCAAGTGGGAGGACCGCGCCACCAGCGACCCGGACCGCATCCGGCGCGCGTGGGACCGTCTCCCGTTCAACGTAGGCATCGCCACCGGCCCCTCCCACCTTGTCGTCGTGGACCTCGACGTCCCGAAGGACAAGGGCAGTTCGGACGCGCCTTACGGCGCGGACACCTTCAGGGCGCTCTGCGAGCGCGCCGGGCAGGCCGTCCCCACCACCCTTTCGGTGCGGACACCCACCGGAGGGTCCCACCTGTACTTCACCGCCCCGGACGGGATCCGGTTGGGGAACACGGCGGGCCGTCTCGGCAGGCACATCGACACCCGGGCCTGGGGCGGCTACGTCGTCGCCCCCGGCAGCACCACAACGGCCGGAGCGTACGAGGTCACCGACCCCGTGCCCCCGGCGCCGTTCCCCGCGTGGCTGTACGGGCTGCTGGCCCCCAGGCAGGCCCTGCGCCAGCTCACCGGCCGCCCCGCCACCCAACGGACCGGCAAGTACGCGGCCGCCGCGCTGAACGCCGAGACCGCGTCGGTCGAGTCGGCACCGGCCGGGGAGCGCAACGGGACCCTGCTTCGGGCCGCGCGAGCTCTGGGGCGGTTCATCGCCGCGGGCGACCTCTCCCGGGACGTGGTTGAGGAGGCTCTTCAGTGGGCGGGAGAGTCGGCCGGCATGCCGTCTGCCGAGTGCCGCACCACGATCCGCTCCGGTCTGAACTGGTCGATCGCCCGCAACGCGATGCGGCAGACGGCATGA
- a CDS encoding aspartate kinase, producing the protein MSSTIGHRPTGVLKFGGSSFASAAHYRDVAAHIRARVEAGERLVVVVSGMPGATEGLREIARSIDPGVSVEALHGVLPLADTIGAGLLRIALRGQGVDAVMLHGDRTGLRSDGTRHKAATLTGFDPAPLEEAFTRAPVVVLPGGQADDGGGTPAWLGKNSSDLSATALAGALGLKSCEIYSDVNGVYDADPRLVPEARRIPALSYEDVVLLGHHGAKVLHPEAVRAAQRHSVQIVCRLNTGGFEAGSVIDGVGDGIGVDSVIIDARSVVAEFGTSSEAELALAALESAGVPVSVPDWPGRHLVVVNGGFFDVRRCLDENGLTGEITDERMVTEVRAGHPVLHVAPTADTALDWGHRLHADLRDRASVLV; encoded by the coding sequence ATGAGCAGCACCATCGGCCACCGCCCCACAGGCGTGCTGAAGTTCGGCGGGTCCAGCTTCGCCTCCGCCGCCCACTACCGTGATGTCGCCGCGCACATCAGGGCCCGCGTCGAAGCCGGGGAACGGCTCGTCGTGGTCGTCAGCGGCATGCCCGGCGCGACCGAGGGCCTGCGCGAGATCGCCCGGTCCATCGACCCCGGCGTGTCCGTGGAAGCGCTCCACGGAGTGCTGCCCCTCGCGGACACCATCGGCGCAGGTCTGCTGCGGATAGCCCTGCGGGGCCAGGGCGTCGACGCGGTGATGCTGCACGGCGACCGCACCGGACTGCGCTCCGACGGCACCCGGCACAAGGCGGCCACGCTCACCGGCTTCGACCCGGCCCCGCTGGAGGAGGCGTTCACCCGCGCTCCCGTGGTCGTGCTTCCCGGCGGCCAGGCCGACGACGGGGGCGGGACCCCGGCCTGGCTCGGGAAGAACAGCTCCGACCTCAGCGCCACGGCGCTGGCAGGCGCTCTGGGCCTGAAGAGCTGCGAGATCTACTCCGACGTCAACGGCGTGTACGACGCCGACCCCCGCCTGGTCCCGGAGGCGCGGCGCATTCCCGCCCTCTCCTACGAGGACGTCGTGCTGCTCGGTCACCACGGCGCGAAGGTCCTGCACCCGGAGGCGGTGCGGGCCGCCCAGCGCCACTCGGTGCAGATCGTCTGCCGGCTCAACACGGGCGGGTTCGAGGCGGGTTCGGTGATCGACGGCGTGGGCGACGGCATCGGCGTGGACTCCGTGATCATCGACGCCCGCTCGGTCGTCGCCGAGTTCGGGACCTCGTCCGAGGCGGAGCTCGCCCTCGCGGCGCTCGAATCCGCCGGGGTTCCCGTGAGCGTCCCGGACTGGCCCGGCCGCCATCTGGTGGTGGTGAACGGCGGCTTCTTCGACGTGCGCCGCTGCCTCGACGAGAACGGGCTCACCGGCGAGATCACCGATGAGCGCATGGTGACCGAAGTCCGTGCCGGACACCCCGTGCTCCACGTGGCCCCCACCGCGGATACCGCCCTGGACTGGGGACACCGCCTGCACGCCGACCTCCGCGACCGGGCATCCGTCCTGGTCTGA
- a CDS encoding winged helix-turn-helix domain-containing protein, with protein sequence MTEFRGQPAYLQLADDLRERIRSGKLPDGAALPSAQDLINSSGASSTVVKNAVSLLRAEGYVVGHQGKGVFAQFPPRLSDHSRGAADWALPLLQAGTEVEAALREALSKDGTVPANSEAALERWRAAFASLPESVKDRLAKS encoded by the coding sequence ATGACCGAGTTTCGAGGGCAGCCGGCATACCTTCAGCTGGCTGATGACCTGCGGGAACGCATCCGGAGTGGCAAGCTGCCCGACGGCGCCGCGCTGCCCTCAGCGCAGGATCTGATCAACAGCTCGGGCGCATCAAGCACCGTGGTGAAGAACGCCGTGTCTCTGCTGCGAGCGGAGGGGTACGTCGTCGGTCACCAGGGCAAGGGGGTCTTCGCCCAGTTCCCGCCCCGGCTCTCTGACCACTCGCGCGGCGCCGCAGACTGGGCCCTGCCGCTTCTGCAGGCAGGCACAGAGGTTGAAGCAGCCCTGCGCGAGGCGCTGAGCAAGGATGGAACCGTCCCGGCGAACAGCGAAGCGGCCCTTGAGCGCTGGCGTGCGGCGTTCGCCAGCCTGCCGGAGAGCGTCAAGGACCGCTTGGCGAAGTCTTAG
- a CDS encoding tyrosine-type recombinase/integrase: MSPRKPNMESSIYLGSDGWWHGRVTMGVKSDGGPDRRHRRARTETEVSKKVRELEKLRDEGRATKAGRKPTVAEWMDTYLSTIASLKLKPRSLDDYWSKTRNDIIPSVGKHRLDKLAPEHLEVMYAAMMEEGHAPSHVVKVHRILSRALKIAHRRRLISENVATLVDPPSVDETEANPFSRDESKAFLAAAAKRPTFMRWAIGVGMGFRQGEALGLRWQYVDLEQGLFHPAWQLQRLTWRHGCKNAHACGARLHRFDPCPAECSTHKAYKRGCPQPCTKTCRRHASTCPERKGGGLAFTRPKTKKSQQPVPIPPPFLPYLLEHRAKQDEQRQAAGELWEECGAVFTRADGRPLDPRADWEEFKELLEEAGISDRRQHDGSRHTAGTILNELGIDMPTIMEILRHTQISQTRRYVKGRSELSREAMRRMGEAFMPGPDPVSETRTETDSTRAARARRRRKIR, encoded by the coding sequence ATGAGTCCCCGTAAGCCGAACATGGAGTCGTCCATCTACCTGGGCAGCGACGGGTGGTGGCACGGCCGCGTCACGATGGGCGTGAAGTCGGACGGCGGCCCCGACCGCCGACACCGCCGCGCCAGGACCGAAACCGAGGTCAGCAAGAAGGTCCGCGAGCTGGAGAAGCTGCGCGACGAGGGTCGGGCCACGAAGGCCGGGCGGAAGCCGACCGTCGCGGAGTGGATGGACACGTACCTGTCCACGATCGCGAGCCTGAAGCTCAAGCCGCGCTCTCTGGACGACTACTGGTCGAAGACCCGCAACGACATCATCCCCAGCGTCGGTAAGCACCGCCTCGACAAGCTCGCGCCGGAGCACCTGGAGGTGATGTACGCGGCCATGATGGAGGAGGGGCACGCACCGTCGCACGTGGTCAAGGTGCACCGGATCCTGTCCCGCGCTCTCAAGATTGCCCACCGTCGGAGGCTCATCAGCGAGAACGTCGCCACGCTCGTCGACCCGCCGTCCGTCGACGAGACCGAGGCGAACCCGTTCTCGCGGGACGAGTCGAAGGCGTTCCTCGCGGCCGCCGCGAAGCGGCCCACGTTCATGCGGTGGGCCATCGGTGTCGGCATGGGCTTCCGGCAGGGCGAAGCCCTGGGCCTGCGCTGGCAGTACGTCGACCTGGAGCAAGGGTTGTTCCACCCCGCCTGGCAGCTCCAGCGCCTCACCTGGAGGCACGGCTGCAAGAACGCGCACGCCTGCGGCGCCCGGCTACATCGGTTCGATCCCTGCCCCGCCGAGTGCTCCACCCACAAGGCCTACAAGCGTGGCTGTCCGCAGCCGTGCACGAAGACCTGCCGCCGGCACGCCAGCACCTGCCCTGAGCGGAAGGGCGGCGGGCTAGCGTTCACCCGGCCGAAGACGAAGAAGAGCCAGCAGCCCGTGCCGATCCCGCCGCCCTTCCTGCCCTACCTCCTGGAGCACAGGGCGAAGCAGGACGAGCAGCGGCAAGCCGCCGGGGAGCTGTGGGAGGAGTGCGGCGCCGTGTTCACCCGGGCCGACGGCCGGCCGCTCGATCCGCGGGCCGACTGGGAGGAGTTCAAGGAGCTGCTGGAGGAGGCGGGGATCAGCGACCGGCGCCAGCACGACGGGAGCCGTCACACGGCGGGGACGATCCTCAACGAGTTGGGCATCGACATGCCCACCATCATGGAGATCCTTCGGCACACGCAGATCAGCCAGACGAGGCGGTACGTGAAGGGCCGCTCCGAGCTCTCGCGGGAGGCAATGCGCCGGATGGGTGAGGCATTCATGCCTGGCCCCGATCCGGTGTCTGAGACCAGAACTGAGACCGACAGCACCCGGGCGGCCCGTGCACGGCGGCGGCGCAAGATCCGGTAA
- a CDS encoding RRQRL motif-containing zinc-binding protein — MGALPIYRWRLAPEGLATRRQLRAVGLRPGGQDVVAQVERPRRRRGPLVAYLYRVDLAKPVRPMTENRWAALEKANDARRQCPVCRERLPYVIPTSRGMCNACADSPQLAA, encoded by the coding sequence ATGGGCGCCCTTCCCATCTATCGATGGCGGCTTGCCCCCGAGGGGCTGGCAACGCGCCGCCAACTGCGTGCGGTGGGGCTTCGGCCCGGTGGCCAGGACGTCGTCGCGCAGGTGGAGCGTCCTCGCCGCCGGCGCGGGCCGTTGGTCGCCTACCTGTACCGCGTGGACCTGGCTAAGCCGGTCCGGCCCATGACCGAGAACCGATGGGCCGCGCTGGAGAAGGCGAACGATGCCCGCCGCCAGTGTCCGGTCTGCCGGGAGCGCCTCCCGTACGTGATCCCCACCTCGCGCGGTATGTGCAATGCCTGCGCGGATTCCCCCCAACTCGCTGCCTGA
- a CDS encoding NAD-dependent epimerase/dehydratase family protein, which yields MTGAYGFVGNAVVRRLAEAGHDVVALTHRPADAPVPELPVSQVFHGDIRDVKALRAALDGVQGVCHLAALTRVRESFERPEEYQAVNAGGTVTLLDALATASAGSEAPTVILGSTAAVYGAPEQQPIGEDTVPAPSNPYGTSKLAADDALRARAEAGGIKAVSLRCFNISGAVSGVGDTDESRIIPKAVAVAAGRYPHLEMNGEGDAVRDFVHVDDLARAYVLALEADASVPYRVYNVGATAASMREIVATVERVSGREVPVVHRPPQPEPPRLVADISRITTDLGWKPERSSLDQLVGDAWSVVSAGSH from the coding sequence GTGACCGGCGCCTACGGATTCGTGGGCAACGCGGTTGTACGACGGCTCGCCGAGGCAGGCCACGACGTCGTGGCGCTTACGCATAGGCCGGCTGATGCCCCCGTGCCGGAGCTGCCGGTGTCCCAGGTCTTCCACGGCGATATCCGCGATGTGAAAGCCCTCAGGGCAGCGCTTGATGGTGTCCAGGGTGTGTGCCACCTCGCGGCTCTGACTCGAGTCCGCGAATCCTTCGAGCGGCCGGAGGAGTACCAGGCCGTCAACGCCGGCGGCACAGTGACACTGCTCGATGCGCTGGCTACCGCCTCTGCGGGCTCGGAGGCCCCCACGGTCATCCTTGGCTCTACGGCGGCGGTCTACGGGGCGCCGGAGCAGCAGCCCATCGGCGAAGACACCGTGCCCGCTCCGAGCAATCCCTACGGGACGTCGAAGCTGGCCGCAGATGACGCGCTTCGGGCCCGAGCGGAGGCCGGCGGCATCAAGGCCGTGAGCCTGCGGTGCTTCAACATCTCGGGCGCCGTCAGCGGGGTAGGGGACACGGATGAGAGCCGCATCATTCCGAAGGCGGTGGCCGTGGCGGCCGGCCGCTACCCGCACCTTGAGATGAACGGCGAAGGCGACGCAGTCCGGGACTTCGTGCACGTGGACGACTTGGCGCGCGCCTACGTGTTGGCTCTTGAGGCCGACGCTTCTGTCCCGTACCGGGTCTACAACGTAGGTGCCACCGCGGCGAGCATGCGGGAGATCGTGGCCACGGTTGAACGGGTATCCGGACGGGAGGTGCCCGTAGTGCACCGCCCCCCGCAGCCCGAGCCGCCGCGTCTAGTGGCCGACATCTCCAGGATCACCACTGATCTCGGATGGAAGCCGGAGCGGTCCAGCCTTGACCAGCTGGTCGGCGACGCGTGGTCGGTCGTGTCCGCCGGCAGTCACTAA
- a CDS encoding helix-turn-helix domain-containing protein codes for MNAAPTSPSLCARCSTKLSRGNTDTHCSPCRRTVGPGASVGPERVVSSAESPHWLSSETERAAPPDGSNLADVLKAYRALHRLKQQDLADLLGYDQSYVSLLERGKRTIRDMDELRRLAGALSLPEDELGLLPAAEAAVIVAVPAGDPAGGSPLAAVDDQRRWRMTRRELNRHRADLTKAAARLYPEVSRAGNSPVLTRESWMWPEPVDFADIELAWLTQTSPPEISGREKESEGVRPLAPHGAKFDRYTQAIRMIDRPSLFVNRPSFRLLDVARSEGRPKLSFGYTTYFDMADVCEGVAHELASAWLKTGSDPAWISDPSWAELPFRGLVGDPFDLAHRPLLPSIDTLTIRLGPDGASFPLHHRSASNVALAGGNYHVMPAGVFQPSSVMPWDQSNDFNLWRNVLREYAEEFLGDPEADGSSGEPIDYDATEPFRTLNQARREGRVRPYCFGIGLDPLTLAGEILSVVVIDADVYDSVFSGMVSRNSEGTVVAGRGGDSGAGIEFTETNIRRLLDNEPLASAAAACLDLAWQHRGLILG; via the coding sequence ATGAACGCCGCTCCGACTTCACCTTCTCTATGCGCTCGCTGTAGCACCAAGCTGAGCCGCGGTAACACCGACACACATTGCAGCCCATGCCGTCGCACCGTCGGCCCGGGAGCCTCAGTCGGCCCCGAACGCGTCGTGTCGTCAGCCGAGTCACCGCACTGGCTCTCCAGCGAGACAGAACGGGCTGCCCCTCCGGACGGCTCAAACCTGGCCGATGTGCTTAAGGCGTATCGAGCGCTCCACAGGCTCAAACAACAGGATCTCGCGGACTTGCTCGGCTACGACCAGTCGTACGTGTCCTTACTCGAACGCGGCAAGCGGACCATTCGGGATATGGACGAACTCCGCCGACTAGCTGGCGCGTTGTCGCTGCCTGAGGATGAGCTCGGTTTGCTCCCGGCGGCCGAGGCTGCGGTCATAGTCGCAGTCCCCGCAGGTGATCCGGCCGGCGGGAGTCCACTCGCCGCTGTGGACGATCAGCGCCGCTGGCGTATGACGCGTCGCGAGCTCAATCGTCACCGGGCAGACCTTACGAAGGCTGCCGCCCGGCTGTACCCGGAGGTCTCCCGCGCAGGGAACAGCCCGGTACTCACCCGCGAGTCGTGGATGTGGCCCGAGCCGGTCGACTTCGCAGACATCGAGCTGGCCTGGCTGACGCAGACCAGTCCGCCGGAAATCAGCGGGAGGGAGAAGGAGTCTGAGGGCGTCCGGCCTCTCGCACCCCACGGCGCCAAGTTCGATCGCTACACCCAGGCAATCAGGATGATCGACCGCCCGTCCCTGTTCGTGAACCGACCGAGTTTCCGCCTGCTCGATGTCGCCCGATCGGAAGGCCGCCCCAAGCTGTCGTTCGGCTACACGACCTACTTCGACATGGCCGACGTCTGCGAAGGGGTGGCACATGAGCTGGCGAGCGCATGGCTGAAGACGGGAAGCGACCCAGCGTGGATCAGTGATCCGAGTTGGGCGGAACTTCCTTTCCGGGGCCTGGTCGGAGACCCGTTCGACCTGGCCCACCGGCCACTGCTGCCGTCCATCGACACCTTGACCATTCGGCTCGGTCCCGACGGAGCGTCGTTCCCCCTCCATCACCGGTCTGCGAGCAACGTGGCGCTGGCCGGTGGGAACTACCACGTCATGCCGGCCGGGGTGTTCCAGCCCTCATCGGTAATGCCCTGGGACCAGTCGAATGACTTCAACCTCTGGCGCAACGTGCTTCGGGAGTACGCCGAGGAGTTCCTCGGAGACCCGGAAGCCGACGGCAGCAGCGGCGAGCCGATCGACTACGACGCCACCGAGCCGTTCCGCACTCTCAACCAGGCTCGCCGCGAAGGCAGGGTGCGCCCGTACTGCTTCGGGATCGGTCTGGACCCGCTCACGCTGGCTGGCGAGATCCTCAGCGTGGTGGTCATCGACGCCGACGTCTACGACTCCGTCTTCTCCGGCATGGTGTCCCGGAACTCCGAAGGCACCGTCGTGGCAGGCCGGGGCGGCGACAGCGGCGCCGGGATTGAGTTCACCGAGACCAACATCCGTCGCCTACTGGACAATGAACCCCTGGCATCCGCCGCCGCCGCGTGCCTCGACCTGGCGTGGCAGCATCGCGGGCTCATTCTGGGCTGA
- a CDS encoding DUF2637 domain-containing protein, with the protein MNRVQIRSSERALSAGTWLIVGGAMLYSVLTVTPLMAAHTPAEWRWTAPILPLVVDAAVVIVVRLDSVLARLGGHGGAWPVALRWMTGTMTLALNIGVSALAGDLVGVAVHSVAPLLLIVTAEAGLAYRRALTAAVLAMEARKQAEEDARDRKVTEREENRLRAAREQRDHEAAIAREQREHEALLARAEADRQDRIRREERDRAEAAERAEREARERREHEREQAAVELERLNRQAAQKRELEAQQQAERERREQLREQERIERERAALLAAGPPSEKLPEEQARATVAAAFAAGVPVRVAAELSGWSVGWASTRYQELRDANTAAALG; encoded by the coding sequence GTGAACCGTGTTCAGATCCGTTCATCCGAGCGCGCCCTGTCGGCCGGGACATGGCTGATCGTCGGCGGGGCAATGCTCTACTCCGTCCTCACCGTCACCCCGCTCATGGCCGCCCACACCCCCGCCGAATGGCGATGGACGGCCCCGATCCTGCCGCTCGTCGTCGACGCCGCCGTGGTGATCGTGGTCCGCCTCGACTCCGTCCTGGCCCGGCTCGGCGGGCATGGCGGGGCCTGGCCGGTGGCACTGCGGTGGATGACCGGCACCATGACGCTCGCCTTGAACATCGGGGTATCGGCCCTGGCCGGGGACCTCGTCGGGGTCGCCGTGCACTCCGTGGCACCGCTCCTCCTGATCGTCACCGCCGAAGCCGGACTCGCCTACCGGCGGGCCCTGACCGCGGCCGTCCTGGCCATGGAAGCCCGCAAGCAAGCCGAGGAGGACGCCCGGGACCGAAAGGTCACGGAGCGGGAGGAGAACCGGCTCCGGGCAGCGCGTGAACAGCGCGACCACGAAGCGGCCATCGCCCGTGAACAGCGTGAACACGAGGCGCTTTTGGCCCGTGCGGAAGCCGACCGGCAAGACCGTATCCGGCGCGAGGAACGGGACCGGGCGGAGGCGGCGGAGCGGGCGGAGAGGGAGGCCCGTGAACGCCGTGAACACGAGCGTGAACAGGCCGCCGTCGAGCTTGAACGCCTGAACCGCCAGGCCGCGCAGAAGCGCGAGCTGGAGGCCCAGCAGCAGGCCGAGCGTGAACGCCGTGAACAGCTCCGTGAACAGGAGCGGATCGAGCGTGAACGCGCCGCCCTCCTCGCGGCCGGGCCGCCATCGGAGAAGCTTCCGGAGGAGCAGGCGCGCGCCACCGTGGCCGCCGCGTTCGCGGCCGGGGTGCCGGTGAGGGTGGCCGCCGAGCTGTCCGGCTGGTCGGTCGGCTGGGCCTCCACCCGCTACCAGGAACTCCGCGACGCCAACACCGCCGCGGCCCTCGGCTGA
- a CDS encoding Uma2 family endonuclease, with protein sequence MTAETAAPAWMHEQITAEQYDSWSEEQCAGIEIVDGMVVVSPSASKRHNRIARILANVLEAAAGPDWNADTDFDVRLQDVPLTNRRPDVVVYRADAIDITPTRPEHVLLVVEVVSPGSETTDRIVKSDQYAKSGIAFFWRVEQAATGVPLVYTYVLDPATRAYRDGDVFTGVVKVSAPFPVEFDLGQI encoded by the coding sequence ATGACTGCCGAGACGGCAGCCCCTGCGTGGATGCACGAGCAGATCACGGCCGAGCAGTACGACTCCTGGTCCGAGGAGCAGTGTGCGGGGATCGAGATCGTGGACGGGATGGTCGTGGTGAGTCCCAGCGCGTCCAAGCGGCACAATCGGATCGCTCGGATCTTGGCGAACGTCTTGGAGGCAGCCGCCGGGCCGGACTGGAATGCCGATACGGACTTTGACGTCCGACTTCAGGACGTCCCACTTACCAATCGCCGTCCGGATGTCGTTGTGTACCGCGCGGACGCGATCGACATCACGCCTACCCGTCCCGAGCACGTGCTGCTGGTCGTGGAGGTTGTCTCACCGGGGTCGGAGACCACCGATCGGATCGTCAAGTCGGACCAGTACGCCAAGTCCGGTATCGCCTTCTTCTGGCGGGTCGAGCAGGCCGCGACCGGTGTCCCCTTGGTGTACACCTATGTTCTCGACCCTGCGACCAGGGCCTACCGAGACGGGGACGTGTTCACTGGTGTCGTCAAGGTCTCGGCTCCTTTCCCGGTGGAGTTCGACCTCGGCCAGATCTGA
- a CDS encoding helix-turn-helix domain-containing protein, producing MSTAAMSVAPVLCKVEAAAELLSLGRSTVYELMAAGELPFVKVGRARRIRRTDIDAFAAQLQPQSV from the coding sequence ATGAGTACCGCAGCCATGTCCGTCGCCCCGGTCCTCTGCAAGGTGGAGGCAGCAGCCGAGTTGCTGTCGCTCGGCCGCTCCACCGTCTACGAGCTGATGGCCGCCGGAGAGTTGCCGTTCGTCAAGGTCGGCCGGGCCCGCCGCATCCGCCGGACCGACATCGACGCGTTCGCCGCCCAACTCCAGCCGCAGTCCGTCTGA
- a CDS encoding DUF6284 family protein: MKSIAALQNLVTPWSDGLEPSEAELDAIEWEMPLILAEVDLLDAEIAVLDRTPSELDERRIRRARRKALAVRRTLTNQAAAASMPGGAA; encoded by the coding sequence ATGAAGTCCATCGCTGCACTTCAGAACCTCGTTACCCCGTGGTCCGACGGTCTGGAGCCGTCGGAGGCGGAGCTGGACGCGATCGAGTGGGAGATGCCGCTGATCCTGGCGGAGGTCGACCTGCTGGACGCGGAGATCGCCGTACTGGACCGCACGCCGTCCGAACTGGACGAGCGGCGCATCCGCCGGGCCCGCCGCAAGGCGCTGGCCGTACGGCGGACGCTGACCAACCAGGCCGCCGCGGCGAGCATGCCGGGCGGTGCCGCATGA
- a CDS encoding HEPN domain-containing protein has product MAQDKSSDVISDWWVPEDGPEATTPGTYSVLESGNALVRLHRPIGGESDFFSNTPARHPVIHGNVFGKSVTLVNARVNKWRLGGGNQADIEMHPQLALEGLLLSQDELRLTEAKVRIQGQDDWIAEPRLTQEFHPDGSLSRINMPSFTERVAWAQNGCITIKDFSLWRYSNTEASIKGKTGFHFLFEEPISLKDFFDNQLRGLQMLMTMVTGNRCGIESLRFTDSTWEIDGETPPEPHWVTARLRAPERNTTGHRQEILFPFEEFDWEAQAHRIFDLSTAWTYTTEQWALLLDSRFVWPVARFATAASAVEALDRILHPDGPYVPDPELISRVKEELSKTELKSRDRAKLISGLRPRETSLAQRIARLASFTPEAMGELIDQPVWADRVAKLRHVVSHGLESSEDFSHDTRSVQCASEILLHLLECTFLYHLGFTPDQIKQLKTQHPATWQRRQIISECFDLLPPSTG; this is encoded by the coding sequence ATGGCACAGGACAAGTCGTCAGACGTCATATCCGACTGGTGGGTTCCAGAAGATGGGCCTGAAGCAACCACTCCGGGCACATACAGCGTGCTTGAATCTGGAAATGCATTGGTTCGCCTACATCGACCCATCGGCGGCGAATCCGACTTCTTTTCCAACACACCGGCAAGACACCCGGTAATCCATGGCAACGTCTTTGGCAAATCGGTAACACTCGTCAACGCCAGGGTGAACAAATGGCGCCTCGGTGGGGGCAACCAAGCAGACATAGAGATGCATCCACAATTGGCACTGGAAGGCTTGCTACTTTCCCAGGACGAACTACGACTAACGGAAGCAAAGGTTCGCATCCAAGGCCAAGACGACTGGATCGCAGAACCCAGACTCACGCAGGAATTCCATCCAGATGGCTCGCTAAGTAGAATCAATATGCCATCATTTACCGAACGGGTCGCCTGGGCCCAAAATGGATGCATCACAATCAAGGACTTCTCCCTCTGGCGCTACAGCAACACAGAAGCATCGATCAAAGGGAAGACGGGATTTCACTTCCTATTCGAAGAGCCAATCTCCTTGAAGGATTTTTTCGACAACCAACTACGTGGGCTACAAATGCTCATGACCATGGTCACAGGAAACCGGTGCGGCATCGAGAGCCTGCGCTTCACGGACTCCACTTGGGAAATAGACGGAGAAACACCTCCGGAACCGCACTGGGTCACGGCGCGCCTTAGAGCGCCTGAAAGAAATACGACCGGACACCGGCAGGAAATTCTGTTCCCGTTCGAGGAGTTCGATTGGGAAGCTCAGGCTCACAGGATTTTCGACCTATCCACCGCCTGGACGTACACCACCGAGCAATGGGCACTCCTCCTCGACAGCCGATTCGTCTGGCCGGTGGCTCGGTTCGCAACAGCAGCTTCCGCCGTGGAGGCACTCGACAGAATCCTCCACCCGGACGGGCCGTACGTTCCTGATCCCGAGCTGATCTCCAGAGTTAAGGAGGAACTAAGCAAAACGGAACTAAAGAGCAGGGATCGAGCGAAACTTATATCCGGCCTACGCCCCCGGGAAACCTCTCTTGCGCAGCGAATTGCCCGGCTCGCAAGCTTCACACCCGAAGCGATGGGAGAGTTGATCGATCAGCCCGTATGGGCTGATCGAGTTGCCAAACTGCGGCATGTGGTGAGTCACGGGCTGGAATCATCCGAGGATTTCTCGCATGACACACGCTCAGTGCAATGCGCATCCGAAATACTACTGCACCTCCTGGAGTGTACGTTCCTTTATCACTTGGGGTTCACTCCTGACCAAATCAAACAACTCAAGACGCAACATCCGGCAACATGGCAACGCAGGCAGATAATCTCGGAGTGCTTTGACTTGCTGCCTCCATCAACAGGTTAG